A genomic segment from Candidatus Sysuiplasma jiujiangense encodes:
- a CDS encoding CoA-acylating methylmalonate-semialdehyde dehydrogenase produces MNGGFENAEETTEYKVFNPAFGKTIATVYDTEKASVDRAIGYAHDAFLKWSTVPITSRIKLLFRLENLMQENADELAKLVTMEHGKTFEEAKGEVMRSIENIQAACAATYHIMGTNNKNISSGIDEELIRVPMGVFAVIAPFNFPIMVPFWFIPYAIGLGNTIVVKPSEKVPLTMQKAIELIGRAGFPPGVVSVINGSAPVVNAILDNRQIAGVSFVGSTSAGEYIYKRATANHKRAQAGASAKNYELVMPDADLKRVIPGLISSFFGNAGERCLAGSVLVTLPENHEKVVSAFTAAARRLKLGYGLDPETEMGPLIRDEHRKRVISYIEKGEEQGARLVLDGRANKPAAYREGYFLGPSVFDDARHDMSIIREEIFGPVASVVEAENFDGAIELINRSEFGNASTIFTSSGRYADEFVSRVEAGNIGVNIGVAAPIAYYPFGGFKKSFFGDLHAQGGRDHVMFYTDSKVIIRRW; encoded by the coding sequence GGGAAAACAATAGCAACCGTCTATGACACTGAAAAGGCTTCAGTCGATCGGGCAATAGGCTACGCACATGATGCATTTCTCAAGTGGTCCACTGTTCCGATTACCAGCAGGATCAAACTCCTCTTCCGGCTGGAAAACCTGATGCAGGAAAACGCAGACGAACTCGCAAAGCTTGTAACAATGGAGCATGGCAAGACCTTTGAAGAGGCGAAGGGCGAAGTAATGCGGTCGATTGAAAATATTCAGGCCGCCTGCGCAGCCACATACCACATCATGGGCACAAACAACAAGAACATATCAAGTGGAATAGACGAGGAACTGATACGCGTTCCAATGGGTGTTTTTGCCGTTATTGCTCCGTTCAACTTCCCAATCATGGTTCCCTTCTGGTTTATCCCTTATGCCATAGGTCTCGGCAATACCATCGTGGTCAAACCTTCTGAAAAGGTGCCCCTGACAATGCAGAAGGCGATCGAGCTGATAGGAAGGGCGGGATTCCCTCCGGGGGTTGTTTCGGTCATAAACGGCTCGGCACCCGTTGTCAATGCAATTTTAGACAACAGGCAAATTGCCGGCGTGAGCTTTGTAGGATCGACCTCTGCCGGCGAATATATTTACAAAAGGGCCACAGCCAACCATAAAAGGGCACAGGCAGGAGCGTCGGCAAAGAATTACGAGCTTGTCATGCCTGACGCCGACCTGAAAAGGGTGATACCGGGACTTATCTCCTCTTTCTTTGGTAACGCCGGCGAGAGATGCCTGGCCGGTTCGGTCCTGGTTACATTGCCGGAAAATCATGAGAAAGTAGTCAGCGCTTTTACTGCGGCAGCACGCAGACTGAAGCTGGGATACGGACTGGATCCGGAGACCGAGATGGGCCCGCTCATCAGGGATGAGCACAGGAAAAGAGTGATTTCTTACATAGAGAAGGGAGAAGAGCAGGGCGCAAGGCTGGTTTTGGACGGCAGAGCCAATAAGCCGGCGGCTTATCGCGAAGGCTATTTTCTGGGACCTTCAGTGTTCGATGACGCACGCCATGATATGAGCATCATAAGGGAGGAAATTTTCGGCCCCGTGGCAAGCGTGGTGGAGGCTGAAAATTTTGACGGTGCCATTGAGCTGATTAACCGCAGTGAATTTGGAAACGCCTCCACAATTTTTACCTCTTCGGGCAGGTATGCCGATGAGTTTGTCTCGAGGGTGGAGGCAGGCAATATCGGTGTGAATATAGGAGTGGCAGCACCGATTGCATACTATCCGTTCGGCGGATTCAAAAAATCGTTCTTCGGAGACCTGCACGCGCAGGGCGGAAGGGACCATGTGATGTTCTACACAGACAGTAAGGTAATCATCAGAAGGTGGTAA